One Vicia villosa cultivar HV-30 ecotype Madison, WI linkage group LG5, Vvil1.0, whole genome shotgun sequence genomic window, tcaccatctagacccagaaagtaactttccagtttatctttccagtattcaaagttttcaccatcaaataccggcggtctagtataaccattgttaccgttgtattgctcagcagagccagatgtagatgcaggtgtaggtgtagacttttcactttcatcaaccatcttttactgaagcgtttttctcttcctgaatcttttctaaacacggttaagtgcttgcaccttagaaccggcgctctgatgccaattgaaggatagaaaaacacttagaaaggggggattgaataagtgtgactttaaatcttggacgataaaaataaattgcacaattatttttatcctggttcgctgttaacgaagctactccagtccacccccgcagagatgatttacctcaacctgaggatttaatccactaatcgcacggattacaatggttttccacttagtccacgactaagtcttctagagtattctgatcacaacttgatcactccaggaacaactgcttagacaacttctaagacttttctagagtctactgatcaacctgatcactctagttacaaactgctcagccaactgctaagacttcctagagtattctgatcaacacgatcactctagttccttacaacttaatgtaatctattcaaaagtttacaaatgcttcttaaaagctataatcacaaactgtgatatttctcttaacgtttaagcttaatctcactaatatattacaacagcaatgtagtgagctttgatgaagatgaagattctgagtttagatttgaacagcgttttagcaagtttgatattagttgttttggtgcagaatcgttaaccttgcttctcatcagaacttcatatttataggcgttgagaagatgaccgttgaatgcatttaatgctttgcgtgttccgtacagcatcgcatttaatgttatacgcttttgtcaactacctcgagccttgttcacgctgtgtctactgacgttgcctttagtagctttaacgttccttttgtcagtcagcgtagtctgccacgtgtacttccttctgatctgatgtttgtgaatacaacgtttgaatatcatcagagtcaaaacagcttggtgcatagcatcttctgatcttctgatcttgaagtgcttctgttgcgtgataccatcttctgatcttcagtgcttctgatctcatgttcttctgatgcttccatagacccatgttctgattctgcttcgaccatcttctgatgtcttgccagaccatgttctgatgttgcatgctgaaccatttgagacacaacttctgagcgctgaattatgcgtactctttatatatatttcctgaaagggaaattgcattggattagagtaccatattatcttaagcaaaattcatattattgttatcatcaaaactaagataattgataagaacaaatcttgttctaacactttattattatcttttgactGCATCAGATGATATGCTAGGTAATTTGGTTATAGGCTCGTATTTATAGAaatgatttaatttttatatgCTGCAGGAAAGGAAACTCAATCATGTGCAATTGAAGGATGCAAGAATCTTTGGTAAGGATATTTTAATGGCCTTTGTTCCATTGCTATGAAAAGATCTCATAGGTTGACATTTCAACAATTAAATTAATACAAATATAACTTTAGTTTGATATTGAAACCGTAAATAAATGTTTATAACCTAAGTTTATCTTTAGAAAAAAAAGACTTAAGTTATATATAAAATGTTATGATTAAAGCaagttttataaaattgtttttgttaTGAACAATTGAATGATTGTCTGATAGTAGCTTACATATAAGAATAAAAATTGTTAATATGAGAATAATAATTGTTAGCACAGAGAAATCTTGATACTCAATCATTGCTATTTTATATATCTTCCTTTAAGAAAattcaatattatatatttttattaatgccCTTTAGTCTAAAGcattataaaattaaatgacctgttatattttattaattttatttggtATGAAATTAATGCATTTTAAGTAAATTTGTCACAAATATTATTTGTTGCTTATTTTAGAtcattataaattatttgatatttaatattttaatttttatcttattttttaattttaaattcatgATAGAATTAAGTATGTCAAATCTTGTAAAATTTGACTTTGTGGCTCGTGACATCTCGGGAAAGAATTATTTGCCTTGGGCTCTAGATGCTGAAATCCATCTAAATGCAAAAGGTCACAGTAATGCTATTAAAGAAGGAAATACATCATTTGATCAACAAAAGGCAAAATCCATGATATTCCTTTGTTGTCATCTTCATGAGGACCTTAAAAAAGAATATCTTACTGTAACTGATCCATATGTTTTGTGGAAAAATTTAAAAGAGAGATATGCTCATCAAAAATTGGTTATTCTACCAAAAGCTCGTTATGATTGGATGCATTTACGCTTGCAAGATTTTAAAAGTGTAAGTGATTATAATTATGCAATGTTTAGAATAACCTCTAAGCTGACATTATGTGGAGCAAAAGTAACTGATGAAGTTATGTTAGAAAAAACATTCTCAACTTTTCATGCATCCAATGTGCTCCTACAACAACAATATCGAGAAAAGGGGTTTAATAAATACTCTGATTTGATATCTTGTCTTCTCGTGGTTGAACAAAATAACGAGCTCTTGATGAAAAATCAAGAGGCTCATCCCGCAGGTACAGCTCCATTCCCAGAAGTGAATGTAGCAAGACACTGTTACTATGTGCAAAATTGTGGTCGTGGTCGTGAACGGGGTCGCGGTCGTGCCCATAATTATGCTCGTGGTCTTAATTTTGATCATAGCCGCAATGGCAATCATAAGAATGTATCTTTGCACCAGAAGTGGAAAGATACTGAAAAAGCATGAAAAAGGTGGTCGGAGtagcaaaaacaaagaaaatatttgTTATCGTTGTGGGGAGAAAGGTCATGGGGGTCGCACTTGTCATACACCAAAACACCTTGTTGATCTTTATCAAAAATcactaaaaaaatacaaatacaaGGATTGAGACACATTTTGCTAATGAAGATGGTGATCCCGATTATGGCAACATGGATGTTACTCATTTAGAGATTGATGATTTCTTTGCTGATCTAGATGGAAAAACTGATCACCTTATTGAAGATGGAACTGTCAAGAAATAGAAGTTATagaatttttctatttattttagttattatgaATGCTTTgaattctcaattttttttttaaattttaaattcaatgtttgcttcatgtttttgaattttaattctatataataatAAAGTGTGTTTGCTTTCTGTTCATTTACATAATTTATTGTTTAAATAACTTCTATGTTTAAAGTACATTTATAACTCATTGTTATTTTTTTAGAATGAATGTCGGCACTTGCGCCACTAATGAAGATATTTGTCTCGCTGATAGTGCAACTACTCACACAATTTTCATAGATGAAAAATATTTCTCTTACTTAGTAAAGCGAAAAACAGATGTCAGCACTATATCTGGCACCTCAAAAATAATTGAAGGCTCTGAA contains:
- the LOC131605519 gene encoding uncharacterized protein LOC131605519; translated protein: MSNLVKFDFVARDISGKNYLPWALDAEIHLNAKGHSNAIKEGNTSFDQQKAKSMIFLCCHLHEDLKKEYLTVTDPYVLWKNLKERYAHQKLVILPKARYDWMHLRLQDFKSVSDYNYAMFRITSKLTLCGAKVTDEVMLEKTFSTFHASNVLLQQQYREKGFNKYSDLISCLLVVEQNNELLMKNQEAHPAGTAPFPEVNVARHCYYVQNCGRGRERGRGRAHNYARGLNFDHSRNGNHKNVSLHQKWKDTEKA